In Aquiflexum balticum DSM 16537, a single genomic region encodes these proteins:
- a CDS encoding CopD family protein, which yields MVFEYVKALHIIFVVTWFAGLFYVVRLFIYQTEALEKPEEEKKILVPHLNLMARRLWFGITWPSAILTLIFGFWVLYHRWGYMQLGFMHAKLGFVLLLYVYHFICQRQFSELQRGIAKWSSNQLRIWNEGATVLLFAIVFLIVLKSLINTFWGIIGLLGLSALLMLGIQLYKKSRAKS from the coding sequence ATGGTTTTTGAATATGTCAAAGCTCTTCACATCATTTTCGTAGTTACTTGGTTTGCAGGGCTTTTTTATGTTGTCAGGTTGTTTATTTATCAAACTGAGGCATTGGAAAAACCCGAAGAGGAGAAAAAAATACTGGTGCCCCATCTGAATCTCATGGCAAGAAGACTTTGGTTTGGAATTACTTGGCCATCTGCTATTCTGACGTTGATTTTTGGTTTTTGGGTATTGTATCACAGATGGGGGTATATGCAATTGGGTTTTATGCACGCCAAATTAGGGTTTGTATTACTTTTATATGTTTATCACTTCATTTGCCAAAGGCAATTTTCTGAACTCCAAAGGGGAATTGCAAAATGGAGCTCAAATCAACTGAGAATTTGGAACGAAGGTGCGACAGTTTTGTTATTTGCTATAGTATTCCTTATTGTTCTGAAAAGTCTGATCAACACCTTTTGGGGAATTATCGGGCTTTTGGGACTGAGCGCATTGTTGATGCTTGGAATCCAACTGTATAAAAAATCAAGGGCTAAATCTTAG
- a CDS encoding SCO family protein encodes MKKSTIPVILLLSAILLWNCSSEKSNEDDNRPLPKLGNWYINEIEMEGKTVKDTAFHKIANFSFINQEGKEISNSSVEGKVYVADFFFTTCPTICPIMKTQMLRVYEKFKEEPDFMILSHTLDPVHDTAELLKDYAYRIGVENDQTWQFLTGDQEKIFEIGQTSYLTTAMEDQTEPGGILHSGAFVLVDQNGHIRGVYDGTKEDQVNKLMRDIPKLLQ; translated from the coding sequence ATGAAAAAATCGACTATTCCGGTAATTTTACTACTTTCAGCAATATTGTTATGGAATTGTTCCTCCGAAAAATCAAACGAAGATGACAATCGCCCCCTTCCAAAATTGGGCAATTGGTATATCAATGAGATTGAGATGGAAGGGAAAACCGTTAAGGACACCGCATTTCATAAAATCGCCAATTTTTCATTTATCAATCAAGAAGGCAAAGAAATATCAAATTCATCGGTAGAGGGAAAAGTGTATGTTGCAGATTTTTTCTTCACTACTTGTCCTACTATCTGCCCAATAATGAAAACCCAAATGTTGCGGGTCTATGAGAAATTCAAAGAAGAACCTGATTTTATGATCCTAAGCCATACTTTGGATCCTGTTCATGATACTGCTGAGCTTCTCAAAGATTACGCTTATCGGATCGGGGTAGAAAATGATCAGACCTGGCAATTTCTAACAGGAGACCAAGAAAAGATTTTTGAAATCGGTCAGACAAGTTATTTGACTACAGCAATGGAAGATCAAACCGAGCCCGGGGGAATATTACATTCAGGCGCTTTTGTCTTAGTAGATCAAAATGGACACATCAGGGGAGTATATGATGGAACCAAAGAAGATCAGGTAAACAAACTGATGAGGGACATCCCAAAATTGCTTCAATAG
- a CDS encoding c-type cytochrome, whose product MNLKLTATYLILYFLFSSCQPQSSGKENTLANIKDTKVLQYAIEGKILYENLCANCHQKDGSGLGKLIPPLFESDYMLEDIGRTIRIIKFGQEGEIIVNGQIYNQAMPANPKLTDMEIAQIVTYLYNIWGNKEGVIDANTVGEYLKTQN is encoded by the coding sequence ATGAACTTGAAATTAACTGCCACTTACCTTATCCTATATTTCCTGTTTTCATCCTGCCAACCGCAATCTTCCGGAAAGGAAAATACTTTAGCGAATATTAAAGACACTAAAGTTCTTCAATATGCCATTGAAGGTAAAATACTATATGAGAATCTTTGTGCAAACTGCCACCAAAAAGACGGGAGTGGATTGGGAAAATTAATCCCACCGCTTTTTGAATCCGATTATATGCTTGAGGATATCGGTAGAACAATAAGGATAATCAAGTTTGGACAAGAGGGTGAAATAATAGTAAACGGGCAGATTTATAATCAAGCCATGCCTGCAAATCCCAAGCTAACTGATATGGAAATAGCCCAAATCGTCACCTATCTGTATAATATTTGGGGTAATAAGGAAGGTGTCATTGATGCAAATACAGTAGGTGAATACCTCAAAACGCAAAATTAA
- a CDS encoding MerC domain-containing protein, translating to MLGISASVLCMIHCLAFPVMISLGYMARYSDDHAHDHIHWHWMDYFFIALAVWAVFNAAKNTHSKGIKIALWTAVLIFSFAILLHEWNSWMIAVSVLASISLIIIHIINWKYHKNCKIV from the coding sequence ATGCTGGGTATATCAGCATCAGTTTTATGTATGATTCATTGCTTGGCATTTCCGGTAATGATTTCCTTGGGCTATATGGCTCGATATTCTGACGATCATGCACATGATCATATTCATTGGCATTGGATGGATTATTTTTTTATAGCACTGGCAGTCTGGGCTGTATTTAATGCTGCTAAAAATACACATTCCAAAGGTATTAAAATAGCATTATGGACTGCTGTTTTAATTTTTTCTTTTGCGATTCTCTTGCATGAATGGAACTCTTGGATGATCGCAGTTTCCGTATTGGCTTCCATATCTTTAATAATAATTCATATTATAAATTGGAAATATCACAAAAATTGCAAAATAGTTTAG
- a CDS encoding aminotransferase class IV: MKPYCFAKNQIISSHLAVIHPMDIGLIRGYGIFDFFRTSNYNPLFLSDYLDRFIRSAEKTHLTLPYSKEELTSVIGELISKNNLENGGIRMLLTGGVSENHFSPTDGSLFIFCEDLDFPAPHKYENGVKLLAVEHVRAIADVKTTNYAFPVWHSAEWKQKGAEDVVYHHDGFVSESSRSNIFVVKNGEIKTPDKHILHGITRKRVLELDNSIKIQPVTLNELLEADELFITSTTKKILPITQIDEKKIGTGKPGEITLALIEKFRTIC; the protein is encoded by the coding sequence ATGAAACCTTATTGTTTTGCCAAAAACCAAATTATATCCTCACATCTCGCTGTAATACATCCTATGGATATAGGATTGATTCGGGGATATGGCATTTTCGATTTTTTCAGGACTTCAAATTACAATCCGCTGTTTCTGAGTGATTACTTGGACAGGTTTATAAGGTCTGCTGAAAAAACACATCTCACCCTACCCTATTCGAAAGAAGAGCTTACCTCAGTCATTGGGGAATTGATCTCAAAAAATAACCTAGAAAACGGAGGTATAAGGATGTTACTTACCGGAGGTGTATCTGAAAATCATTTTTCCCCCACAGATGGTTCCTTGTTTATTTTCTGTGAAGACCTGGATTTCCCTGCCCCACATAAATATGAAAACGGCGTCAAATTATTAGCTGTCGAACATGTCAGGGCAATAGCAGATGTTAAAACCACTAATTATGCATTCCCGGTTTGGCATAGTGCTGAATGGAAGCAAAAAGGTGCAGAAGATGTGGTTTATCATCATGATGGATTTGTTTCGGAAAGCTCCAGATCAAATATATTCGTGGTTAAAAATGGAGAAATTAAAACTCCTGACAAGCATATTCTCCATGGAATTACGCGCAAAAGGGTTTTGGAATTAGACAATTCAATTAAAATTCAACCTGTGACTTTAAATGAATTATTGGAGGCGGACGAACTGTTCATTACCAGTACAACAAAAAAAATTCTGCCCATAACCCAAATCGATGAAAAAAAGATAGGAACAGGTAAACCAGGAGAAATTACATTGGCCCTGATTGAAAAATTCAGAACCATTTGTTAA
- a CDS encoding MCP four helix bundle domain-containing protein, whose protein sequence is MPKNEPHNRKLKVAIILTIIIVMIFGKNVLERKNFNELGDTFISFYEDRLVVESYIFSISENLFRIKLLINHCEFESDYSHVIEEISDYEASILKLVESFEKTKLTVAEEGFLTDFKKIIESNLRIADYAMLYSEESGINTKSVKEYNSYIERAISDLEKLSLIQIEEGKKLAENSDKVVNRSRIWAQFEVAALVILLIIIYLLIYTSRSIKADFVD, encoded by the coding sequence ATGCCAAAAAACGAACCCCACAACCGTAAACTGAAAGTAGCAATAATCCTGACAATCATTATTGTAATGATATTTGGAAAGAATGTTCTAGAGAGAAAAAACTTCAATGAACTTGGTGATACTTTTATTTCTTTTTATGAGGACAGATTAGTGGTTGAAAGTTATATTTTCTCTATTTCAGAGAATCTTTTCAGGATCAAACTACTGATCAATCACTGTGAATTTGAAAGTGATTACAGCCATGTAATTGAGGAAATCAGTGATTATGAGGCGTCTATTCTTAAACTTGTGGAAAGTTTTGAAAAAACAAAACTGACTGTAGCTGAGGAGGGATTTCTCACAGATTTCAAAAAAATCATAGAGAGTAATTTAAGAATCGCAGATTACGCCATGCTGTATTCTGAAGAATCAGGAATAAACACAAAAAGCGTTAAAGAATACAATTCTTATATTGAAAGAGCTATTTCAGATCTTGAGAAGCTTTCCCTTATTCAAATCGAAGAAGGGAAAAAGCTGGCCGAAAATTCAGATAAAGTAGTCAATCGTTCCAGAATATGGGCTCAATTTGAAGTTGCAGCACTTGTAATCCTTTTGATAATTATATATCTATTGATTTATACATCCCGATCTATCAAAGCAGATTTTGTTGATTAA
- a CDS encoding LON peptidase substrate-binding domain-containing protein, whose protein sequence is MESFLPLFPLKLVAFPGEHLSLHIFEPRYKQLVNDVLETDSTFGIAVYLDKLMSFGTEVKLKEVSKVYEDGRMDIKTIGGRVFEILSFDNPTIGRLYAGGRVVYKDNNIMVSESLYAEFLFYLKELFRLMNYTIELIPLQVNSFTFAHKVGLKLEEEYDLLMMDKESDRIQYLIRHLLKVIPILRDIESAKEKIKNNGHFKNLEPLDF, encoded by the coding sequence ATGGAATCCTTTCTACCCCTATTCCCTTTGAAGCTTGTTGCCTTCCCAGGTGAACACCTTAGTCTTCATATATTCGAACCGAGGTATAAGCAATTGGTGAACGATGTTTTGGAAACTGATAGTACTTTTGGAATAGCTGTCTATTTGGATAAATTGATGTCTTTTGGTACTGAGGTAAAGCTAAAGGAAGTCTCCAAAGTATACGAAGATGGCAGAATGGATATCAAAACCATAGGGGGTCGGGTATTCGAAATTCTGTCCTTTGATAATCCCACGATAGGCAGATTGTATGCAGGAGGACGAGTCGTTTACAAGGATAACAATATTATGGTTTCCGAAAGCCTTTATGCTGAATTTCTTTTTTATCTGAAGGAGTTATTTCGATTGATGAATTATACAATTGAGCTTATACCTCTTCAAGTCAACTCCTTTACTTTTGCCCATAAAGTTGGCTTGAAGTTAGAGGAGGAATATGATTTACTGATGATGGACAAAGAATCTGACAGGATACAGTATTTAATCAGGCATTTATTGAAAGTGATACCAATCCTTAGGGACATTGAATCAGCAAAAGAGAAGATCAAAAATAACGGTCATTTCAAAAATCTTGAGCCGCTTGATTTTTAA
- the gap gene encoding type I glyceraldehyde-3-phosphate dehydrogenase, whose translation MNKIKVGINGFGRIGRLVFRAAQSRSDIQVVAINDLIDVDYIAYMLKYDSTHGIFDGSVEVKNGKLVVNGNEIRVSSEKNPSSLKWGEVGADYVVESTGIFLTKETAQGHLDAGAKKVIMSAPSKDDTPMFVMGVNESSYTSDMKFVSNASCTTNCLAPIAKVLNDNWGIEEGLMTTVHATTATQKTVDGPSAKDWRGGRGAGQNIIPSSTGAAKAVGKVIPELNGKLTGMAFRVPTPNVSVVDLTVRLKKGASYEEICAKMKEVSETSMKGILGYTEDQVVSTDFNGDARTSIFDAGAGIQLNDKFVKVVSWYDNEWGYSNKVIDLLVYIAGK comes from the coding sequence ATGAACAAAATTAAAGTAGGAATCAATGGATTCGGTAGAATCGGCCGTCTTGTTTTCAGAGCTGCACAATCAAGAAGTGATATTCAGGTGGTGGCAATCAATGACCTTATTGATGTTGATTATATAGCCTATATGCTGAAATATGATTCCACTCATGGAATTTTTGACGGAAGCGTTGAAGTTAAGAATGGCAAACTGGTAGTGAACGGGAATGAGATCAGAGTATCTTCTGAAAAAAATCCTTCAAGCCTTAAATGGGGAGAAGTTGGAGCTGATTATGTAGTAGAATCAACCGGAATATTTCTTACGAAAGAAACTGCCCAGGGACACCTTGATGCCGGAGCAAAAAAAGTGATTATGTCAGCGCCTTCAAAGGATGATACGCCGATGTTTGTAATGGGAGTAAACGAAAGCTCATATACTTCAGATATGAAATTTGTATCCAATGCTTCTTGTACAACCAATTGCCTTGCTCCAATTGCAAAAGTTTTGAATGATAATTGGGGAATTGAGGAAGGATTGATGACCACTGTTCATGCAACAACAGCTACGCAAAAGACAGTAGATGGACCTTCAGCAAAAGATTGGAGAGGTGGCAGAGGTGCAGGCCAAAACATCATCCCCTCATCCACAGGAGCTGCCAAAGCAGTTGGTAAGGTTATTCCAGAACTGAACGGAAAATTGACAGGTATGGCCTTCAGGGTTCCGACACCAAATGTTTCCGTGGTTGATTTGACCGTCAGGCTTAAAAAAGGTGCTAGCTATGAAGAAATATGTGCCAAAATGAAAGAAGTTTCTGAGACAAGCATGAAAGGAATCCTGGGATATACAGAAGATCAGGTAGTATCTACAGATTTCAATGGTGATGCCAGAACTTCCATTTTTGATGCAGGTGCGGGTATTCAGCTGAATGACAAGTTTGTTAAGGTAGTTTCCTGGTATGACAATGAGTGGGGATATTCCAATAAAGTAATTGATTTATTGGTTTATATCGCCGGAAAATAA
- a CDS encoding NADP-dependent isocitrate dehydrogenase, translating to MTSKTAKILYTLTDEAPALATYSLLPIIKVFTDSAGIVVETRDISLSGRIIALFPEFLKPEQRIGDALSELGEIAKTPEANIVKLPNISASIPQLVEAIQELQSKGYAIPDYPNDPKNEEEKAIKVKYDRVKGSAVNPVLREGNSDRRAPLAVKNFAKKNPHSMGKWSPDSKTHVASMSHGDFYGSEKSITLKKAGSVDIVHEGPAGNKTILKSKLELEEGEIIDSSVLSVNELRSFFEEQIEDAKKSGVLFSLHMKATMMKVSDPIIFGYAVKVFFAPIFEKYATELKDLGVDVNNGFGDLISKISKLPADKKAEIEADIALCFTNGPDLAMVNSDKGITNLHVPSDVIVDASMPALIRSSGQMWNKEGKLQDTKAVIPDRSYAGIYQETIDFCKKHGALDPSTMGSVPNVGLMAQKAEEYGSHDKTFEIASDGVVKVISESGEVLMEHQVSQGDIWRMCQTKDAPVQDWVKLAVTRARATGVPTVFWLDSNRAHDLEIIKKVEKYLPTHDTAGLEIQVMNPEEATRFSLERIKEGKDTISVTGNVLRDYLTDLFPILELGTSAKMLSIVPLMNGGGLFETGAGGSAPKHVEQFLEENHLRWDSLGEFLALAVSLEHLGNTFSNDRAMVLAETLDKATEMFLENDKSPSRKAGELDNRGSHFYLSLYWAKALAEQDRDKELQKVFSPVAKSLAENESAIVNELNKIQGVKMDIGGYYKPDEKKTSEAMRPSKTFNDILDSIKF from the coding sequence ATGACTAGCAAAACAGCCAAAATTTTATATACGCTGACTGATGAGGCCCCGGCATTGGCCACTTATTCCTTATTGCCCATAATCAAAGTTTTTACTGATTCTGCAGGTATTGTTGTAGAAACCAGGGATATTTCACTTTCTGGTAGGATAATAGCTCTTTTCCCTGAATTTTTAAAGCCCGAGCAAAGAATCGGTGATGCTTTGTCAGAATTAGGTGAAATAGCCAAAACACCGGAGGCAAATATTGTAAAGCTTCCGAATATTTCTGCCTCCATACCCCAATTGGTAGAAGCCATTCAAGAATTGCAGTCCAAAGGCTATGCAATACCCGATTATCCCAATGACCCCAAAAACGAGGAAGAAAAAGCCATAAAAGTGAAATATGACAGAGTAAAAGGAAGTGCTGTCAATCCTGTACTCCGGGAAGGAAACTCTGACAGAAGAGCGCCATTGGCAGTAAAGAATTTTGCTAAAAAGAATCCACATAGCATGGGTAAATGGTCCCCTGATTCCAAAACGCATGTCGCAAGCATGAGTCACGGTGATTTTTACGGAAGTGAAAAATCAATCACGTTGAAGAAAGCAGGCTCGGTGGATATTGTTCATGAGGGACCTGCAGGAAATAAAACCATCTTGAAATCAAAGCTTGAACTTGAGGAAGGAGAGATAATTGATTCCTCGGTTTTAAGTGTAAATGAGCTGAGAAGTTTTTTTGAAGAACAAATTGAAGACGCCAAAAAATCAGGTGTTCTGTTCTCACTTCACATGAAAGCTACTATGATGAAGGTCTCAGATCCTATCATTTTTGGTTATGCAGTCAAGGTGTTTTTTGCGCCAATTTTTGAAAAATACGCGACAGAATTGAAAGATTTGGGAGTGGATGTCAATAATGGATTTGGCGATTTAATTTCAAAAATAAGTAAGCTTCCAGCTGATAAAAAAGCTGAAATTGAAGCTGATATAGCTTTATGCTTTACTAATGGACCGGATTTGGCAATGGTAAACTCTGACAAAGGGATTACCAATCTACATGTTCCAAGTGATGTGATAGTTGACGCTTCCATGCCAGCTTTGATCCGATCTTCCGGTCAGATGTGGAATAAGGAAGGAAAGCTTCAGGATACCAAGGCGGTAATTCCGGATAGGTCATATGCCGGGATCTATCAGGAAACCATTGATTTCTGTAAAAAGCACGGAGCCTTGGACCCTTCCACCATGGGAAGTGTTCCCAATGTAGGTCTCATGGCCCAAAAAGCGGAGGAATATGGGTCACATGATAAGACTTTTGAGATTGCCTCGGATGGAGTAGTTAAAGTCATTTCAGAGTCCGGAGAGGTATTGATGGAGCATCAGGTAAGCCAAGGCGACATTTGGAGAATGTGCCAAACCAAAGATGCCCCTGTACAGGACTGGGTCAAACTTGCCGTAACAAGGGCAAGAGCTACAGGAGTTCCTACTGTATTTTGGTTGGATTCTAACAGGGCACATGATTTGGAAATAATCAAAAAGGTCGAAAAATATCTTCCTACACATGACACTGCTGGATTGGAGATCCAGGTGATGAACCCCGAGGAAGCCACCAGATTTTCACTTGAAAGAATAAAAGAAGGGAAAGATACCATTTCAGTTACAGGAAATGTATTGAGAGATTACCTGACAGATTTATTTCCAATTTTGGAATTGGGAACAAGCGCCAAAATGCTCTCCATCGTTCCTTTGATGAACGGGGGTGGGCTTTTTGAAACCGGAGCCGGAGGTTCAGCGCCGAAGCATGTAGAGCAGTTTTTGGAAGAAAACCATTTACGTTGGGATTCATTGGGTGAATTTTTGGCGTTGGCAGTTTCTTTGGAACATTTGGGAAATACTTTCTCCAATGATAGAGCGATGGTTTTGGCGGAGACCTTGGATAAGGCTACGGAGATGTTTTTGGAAAATGACAAATCACCATCAAGAAAAGCCGGTGAGTTGGATAATAGAGGCAGCCATTTTTATCTGTCGCTTTATTGGGCGAAGGCTTTGGCTGAACAGGACAGAGATAAGGAACTTCAAAAAGTTTTTTCCCCTGTTGCCAAATCCCTTGCTGAGAACGAATCTGCGATTGTAAATGAACTCAACAAAATTCAAGGAGTCAAAATGGATATTGGGGGATATTATAAACCGGATGAGAAAAAGACCTCCGAGGCCATGCGTCCCAGCAAAACATTCAACGATATTTTGGACTCGATTAAGTTTTGA
- a CDS encoding amidohydrolase, which produces MINRKNISPIRIALVQTDLYWKDKIANMAMLEEKILGFDQQVDLIVLPEMFSTGFTMDAKEVAEPMNLHTTKWMKQMASQTQSIITGSIIINDKGKFFNRLLWVSPDGIMDWYDKRHLFRMANEDEFFDMGKERKVFHCKGWNIMPQVCYDLRFPVWSRNKVINKELEYDLIFYVASWPSPRISAWDILLKARAVENQAYALGVNRIGEDGNSVPYSGHSGAYNFKGETLSFSADKEEILFVDLDYESLMQYREKFPAWMDADQFELK; this is translated from the coding sequence ATGATAAACCGAAAAAACATTTCACCCATTCGAATCGCATTGGTACAGACAGATTTATATTGGAAAGATAAGATCGCCAATATGGCCATGTTGGAGGAAAAAATATTGGGATTTGATCAACAGGTTGATTTAATTGTTTTGCCTGAAATGTTTTCCACAGGATTTACGATGGATGCAAAGGAGGTTGCCGAACCAATGAACCTTCATACAACTAAATGGATGAAGCAAATGGCTTCACAGACCCAATCAATTATAACAGGAAGTATAATTATCAATGATAAAGGGAAATTCTTTAACCGTTTACTTTGGGTAAGCCCTGATGGAATTATGGATTGGTATGATAAGAGGCATCTATTTAGAATGGCGAATGAGGATGAATTTTTTGACATGGGTAAGGAAAGAAAAGTATTCCATTGCAAAGGATGGAATATAATGCCTCAGGTCTGTTATGATTTGAGATTTCCTGTTTGGTCCCGAAATAAAGTCATTAATAAAGAGCTTGAATATGACCTGATTTTTTACGTCGCGAGTTGGCCCAGCCCAAGAATCAGTGCATGGGATATTTTGCTCAAAGCACGGGCTGTTGAAAATCAGGCCTATGCTCTTGGAGTCAACAGAATTGGGGAGGACGGTAATTCTGTGCCCTATTCAGGCCATTCAGGGGCTTATAATTTCAAAGGGGAGACCCTTTCTTTTTCAGCTGACAAAGAGGAAATTCTTTTTGTTGATCTGGATTATGAGTCGCTGATGCAATACCGAGAGAAATTCCCTGCCTGGATGGATGCTGATCAGTTTGAATTAAAGTAA
- a CDS encoding agmatine deiminase family protein, which produces MKINIFTKDVFEIANAGDITPSQLGYYFPAEFALHAATWLSWPHKEASWPGKIKTIFPAYAEFIKYVALGEEVHINVKDEAMKAFALEHLEVAGADLKRIFFHYFPTNDAWCRDHGPAFLINPGAEQKKVLVKWDYNAWGDKYPPYDLDNQVPIKIAEFRNIPCFRPGIIMEGGSVEFNGKGTLLTSEACLLNPNRNPHLSKKQIEEYLNGYFGVENILWLNDGIIGDDTDGHIDDLTRFVNPDTVVAMVEHNKADENYAPLKENLDLLCKLRLENGKQMNIVELPMPREIIHEDMRLPASYANFYISNHAVIVPTFQDKNDDKALEILTSCFPDRKVVGVNSLDLIWGLGSFHCLSQQEPY; this is translated from the coding sequence ATGAAGATTAATATTTTTACCAAAGACGTTTTTGAAATCGCCAATGCAGGAGATATTACACCCTCCCAATTGGGCTATTATTTTCCAGCGGAATTTGCACTCCATGCTGCAACTTGGCTGAGTTGGCCTCATAAAGAAGCATCTTGGCCAGGGAAGATCAAGACCATTTTTCCTGCTTATGCTGAATTTATAAAGTATGTAGCTTTAGGTGAAGAAGTTCATATCAATGTAAAAGATGAAGCAATGAAGGCATTTGCCTTGGAGCATCTTGAGGTTGCAGGAGCAGACCTAAAAAGGATTTTTTTTCATTATTTTCCAACTAATGATGCCTGGTGCAGGGATCATGGTCCAGCCTTCTTGATTAATCCGGGGGCAGAACAAAAGAAAGTTTTGGTCAAATGGGATTACAATGCCTGGGGAGATAAGTATCCTCCTTATGACTTGGACAATCAGGTTCCGATCAAAATTGCAGAATTTAGAAATATCCCCTGCTTCAGGCCTGGAATTATCATGGAAGGAGGTTCCGTTGAATTCAATGGTAAAGGGACATTGCTCACCTCGGAAGCTTGCCTGCTCAATCCCAACAGAAATCCCCATCTTTCAAAAAAGCAAATTGAGGAATACCTGAATGGTTATTTTGGTGTTGAAAACATTCTTTGGCTGAATGATGGAATCATCGGAGATGATACAGATGGACACATTGATGACCTTACAAGGTTTGTCAATCCCGATACGGTGGTGGCCATGGTAGAGCATAATAAAGCAGATGAAAACTATGCGCCTCTCAAAGAGAACCTTGATCTGCTTTGCAAACTGAGGTTGGAAAACGGAAAACAAATGAATATTGTGGAATTACCTATGCCAAGAGAAATCATCCATGAAGATATGCGCTTGCCGGCATCTTATGCCAATTTTTATATTTCCAACCATGCGGTGATTGTCCCGACTTTCCAGGATAAAAATGACGATAAGGCATTGGAAATTTTGACTTCCTGTTTTCCTGACAGAAAAGTAGTAGGAGTCAATTCCTTGGATCTGATTTGGGGTTTGGGTTCATTTCATTGCCTGAGTCAGCAAGAACCTTATTGA
- a CDS encoding carbon-nitrogen hydrolase, translating to MSIRTVKVGLVQHSCSSDLGSNLSKAEKGIRKASQEGAQIICLQELFNSLYFCDVEDHDNFKLAESIPGPSTDFFSSLAKELSVVIIASLFEKRAEGLYHNTTAVLDADGSYLGKYRKMHIPDDPGYYEKFYFTPGDLGYKVFNTKFAKIGVLICWDQWYPEAARITSLMGAEMLFYPTAIGWHKDQDKPTNEEQYQAWQTIQRSHAVANGVPVVSVNRVGIEGDMKFWGGSFVCNAFGRVLFQADHNEEEVYVHELDMHNSDRYRTHWPFLRDRRIDSYSPILKRFIDED from the coding sequence GTGTCTATAAGAACCGTAAAAGTAGGATTGGTGCAGCATTCATGCAGTTCAGATCTTGGATCAAATCTTTCTAAAGCTGAAAAAGGAATTAGGAAAGCAAGTCAGGAAGGTGCGCAGATCATTTGTCTGCAAGAACTTTTTAATTCTCTTTATTTCTGTGATGTAGAGGATCATGATAATTTCAAACTGGCGGAAAGTATTCCCGGTCCTTCTACGGACTTTTTCTCCTCCCTTGCCAAAGAATTGAGTGTGGTCATCATAGCCTCCCTGTTTGAGAAAAGGGCTGAGGGGCTTTACCATAATACCACAGCTGTATTGGATGCTGATGGAAGCTACCTAGGCAAATACCGGAAAATGCATATCCCCGATGATCCCGGATATTATGAGAAATTTTATTTCACACCAGGAGATTTGGGCTACAAAGTTTTCAACACCAAATTTGCCAAAATAGGAGTTCTGATCTGTTGGGATCAATGGTATCCGGAAGCGGCAAGAATTACCTCATTGATGGGAGCAGAAATGCTATTTTACCCGACTGCCATTGGCTGGCACAAGGATCAGGATAAACCAACCAATGAGGAGCAATATCAGGCCTGGCAGACCATTCAGCGTTCACATGCTGTTGCCAATGGCGTTCCGGTAGTTTCGGTCAACAGGGTAGGGATTGAAGGAGATATGAAGTTTTGGGGAGGTTCTTTTGTTTGCAATGCATTTGGAAGAGTTTTATTCCAGGCTGATCATAATGAAGAGGAGGTTTATGTCCATGAACTTGACATGCATAATTCGGACAGGTACCGAACACATTGGCCTTTTTTGAGAGACCGACGCATTGATTCTTATTCTCCCATTCTCAAGAGATTCATAGATGAAGATTAA